The Parambassis ranga chromosome 14, fParRan2.1, whole genome shotgun sequence genome includes a window with the following:
- the LOC114446078 gene encoding nuclear apoptosis-inducing factor 1, whose translation MSSPIYYNQDSVTRFKKRKARFSFSEVHILLDEVRKHRMVVVGKFNRGVPTDIKKRTWAEITARVNEIGECQREVIEVIKKWSDLKCDTKRKVAAMRSGAVPNRGLNSRLSRDLNQTEKIVLQILEMDEEDQGSGDFGPLGDDDDVPEEEEEMEEEDMMGMQNSPNGGLDGGSMPPPASYSVSGSAQSGESSQPAFDVQYEVPPTEDTEAAFGDSDDDQRDDVLPSTQTTKPTEDHQINNGIQKQGQPQATSTSSASSGALPTPSQPSQNSKESLLHNASLSLQEQHATNMLLETVSRSLELLSESVQQLAETQQEFVRESLQLQRETVQVLRDFTGGAISLMHDKLNGRPAL comes from the exons ATGTCTTCACCAATTTACTACAACCAGGACAGTGTTACACGCTTCAAGAAACGAAAAGCTCGGTTCTCTTTTAGTGAAGTGCACATACTGTTGGATGAAGTGAGGAAGCATCGAATGGTTGTTGTGG GCAAATTTAACCGTGGGGTGCCAACAGACATTAAGAAGCGCACATGGGCAGAGATTACTGCACGGGTCAATGAGATTGGAGAGTGCCAACGGGAAGTCATTGAGGTCATCAAGAAATGGTCAGATCTAAAGTGCGACACAAAGCGGAAAGTGGCTGCTATGCGGTCAGGGGCAGTGCCAAACAGAGGCCTTAACTCTCGCCTTTCCCGAGACCTTAATCAAACTGAGAAAATAGTGCTCCAGATTCTAGAGATGGACGAGGAAGATCAGGGCTCTGGTGACTTTGGTCCGCtgggggatgatgatgatgtgccagaggaggaagaagaaatggaggaggaggatatgaTGGGAATGCAGAATTCTCCAAATGGGGGATTAGATGGAGGCTCCATGCCTCCACCAGCATCTTACTCAGTGAGTGGATCTGCACAGTCAG GGGAATCATCACAGCCTGCTTTCGATGTGCAATATGAAGTGCCACCAACAGAAG aTACTGAAGCTGCTTTTGGAGACTCAGACGATGACCAAAGAGACGATGTGCTTCCTTCCACTCAGACAACAAAGCCAACAGAAGATCACCAAATCAACAACGGCATTCAGAAACAAGGCCAACCTCAGGCAACCTCTACATCATCCGCATCATCAGGTGCGCTTCCAACACCAAGTCAGCCCTCACAGAACTCTAAGGAGAGCCTGCTGCACAATGCGTCACTGAGCCTTCAGGAGCAGCACGCCACCAACATGCTGCTGGAGACCGTTTCACGCTCCCTGGAGCTTTTGTCCGAGTCGGTGCAGCAGCTGGCGGAGACTCAGCAGGAGTTTGTGCGTGAATCACTGCAGCTCCAGCGGGAGACGGTGCAGGTTCTCAGAGACTTCACAGGCGGAGCCATCTCACTCATGCACGACAAACTGAATGGACGGCCGGCATTATAA
- the capns1a gene encoding calpain small subunit 1a produces the protein MFFAKKFISGIIDVVSNIDPEQFVPSNPPPPQRPLAYAEKHESDEERQFRKVFQQLAGDDMEVSPTELMNILNRIISKHGDLKTDGFSIESCRSMVAVMDSDSTGKLGFHEFKYLWDNIKKWQGVYKAYDRDGSGVIGADELPGAFRAAGFPLNDQLFQMIIRRYSDESGNMDFDNYIGCLVRLDAMCRAFKTLDKDNNGTIKVNVQEWLQLTMYS, from the exons atgttttttgccAAAAAATTCATCAGTGGCATCATTGATGTTGTCAG CAACATCGACCCTGAACAGTTTGTGCCTTCTAACCCT CCTCCACCACAGAGGCCGCTGGCATACGCAGAGAAGCATGAGAGCGACGAGGAGAGGCAGTTTCGCAAAGTCTTCCAACAGCTTGCTGGAGAT GACATGGAAGTGAGCCCAACTGAGCTGATGAACATCCTAAACAGAATCATTTCCAAAC ATGGGGATCTGAAGACAGATGGATTCAGCATTGAGTCATGCAGAAGCATGGTGGCAGTCATGGAT AGTGACAGCACTGGAAAACTCGGCTTCCATGAATTCAAATATCTCTGGGACAATATAAAGAAATGGCAG GGAGTGTACAAGGCCTATGACAGAGACGGCTCTGGTGTCATTGGGGCAGACGAGCTTCCTGGTGCTTTCAGAGCTGCTG GCTTTCCTCTAAATGACCAGCTGTTCCAGATGATCATTCGCAGATACAGCGATGAAAGTGGGAACATGGATTTTGACAACTACATCGGCTGCCTCGTGAGGCTGGATGCCATGTGCC GTGCCTTCAAAACCCTGGATAAGGACAACAATGGGACAATCAAAGTCAACGTTCAGGAG TGGCTTCAGTTGACCATGTACTCTTGA